GCTTTAAATTAGATGGCGACGATGACTGAGACCGGGCTCTGCTGGCCGTAACGTTCAACCTTGTTGGTCTTTCCTCTGATTCGGCACAAGTAGAAGTAGTAGTTTCCTTCTCGTCACTCTCTTGCTCGTCAAACTCAGCCTTTTACGTGagtatacatatatgtatgcaCAAGCGGCAACGTAAATTTAATACTCATTTCGTGGACGCGTCCGTCCTAGCTTGCATATACACACACATCACTACGTGTGTGCTCATTCATGTGCTTGTGTGTCGGTGAGATCACAAAGGCAGGCAAAGGCATAGGTGGTGCAATAAATTAATTGCTGGAGATTTTGCTAACCTGATTAGTTATGGAAGATGATGAAACAAGCTGCGTTTGAGAGTCGTTGCTTGATGAGTGTAAAAGTTCTTCTGAGACTGCACCAGCCATGGATGACGGCTTATGGATCTTTGCATAAAGTGAAGACGCCGATGGTTCCGAGACAAGAATAACGTTGCGAAACCAAAGATTATCCATGAGCCCTACTAGACATGATATGGCATAATTGTCTGCCATGAAAGGATATATAGTGTACTGAGGGCCGGGAGGAAGGCTGCAGAGAGAGTCCAAGAAGCAAGCTAGGTGAAGGGGATGGATGTTTGAATTTGGGTGTAGAAACTAGGAACATTCGATATTATCTTAGGATGCGTTTATGACGGTGTGGTGGTTGTGaattgaaacaaaataaatgaacCAGAATCGATTCAGAAAGTCTGTGGGATCCCGGAGACAGCAGATGTGGCCACGAATCATGGCATGGACCTTTCCCCTCCTCCTTTGTTTCACATGCCAGTATATGTAATCATCACTGATTGGCCTTGCCCGCTGCTTAAAGACAACACTCCGATGAGGACGCGCGACTGGATGAGTATTGTGCTGCTGGACCATTATCCTATTTTTTGGTTGTAATTGTAGTAACGTACGGGTTTTTGCAGTCAtgctgccaaaaaaaaaaaaaaaaggttatatttttcttgaaaaacgcAACCTTCCCTATCATTTACCGGCATCTACGTCTAATTCGGATTGTGTTATAGGGTTTGAACTTCAAATTTTGGCTATCCTATCGTGTATGTGTCAACGTTGAGTAGATAGataatgtaacaaaattttaatttctttaatcAAAATCTACCTATTTAAGATTTCTTCAAACTtgactttttattttattactccctccgtttcactttgatagtcctattttctattttcatctgtcccaaattgtagtccattttccgagaaattcttcATCTTAGAGTCCGTTTGTTTCAGGTGAAAATGTTTttcagaaaaatattttcctaatttcccgtgtttggttgtacaaaagttactgaaaacattttcctatgtaaaatattttcactcatcttatggaaaacaacatcccttccaaacttattgaAGTTGTTtcccgaaatgcatgcatcccgcctgtaatatattccaaacttactgaaaacatcttgtagtatgttcttttttttttgtgtaaacaAGAGGACTTGAACCCAAGAcatcttccttacactccctcccccgtaccacccaacccaaccctcccctagtatattcaaaaaaaaaaaaaaaacatcatcctgctcatcctatgctaataattaattatgtataatagggacagtcttttctagagaaacttttagcagtgagagtgcaagatatacgtcacaataagcattgcatgtgattgatatttgacactaaatggccagcaatttgtttattgcttaaggagatattttttattcatatatacatttctgcaagattttttaaatttaaacaatgagataaattttcttattttgcatgggaagaagtatgtagttataatgtgtagaaagtaaagatagagataaaagtgaaaatatttcaaaagttaaacaaacaccagaaaaatgaaataagaaaatattttcaataaactaACCAAACCCCTGAAAATGATAAAAGGGAAataattttcatgaaaaattacttccacagaaaatattttcccaaggaaaacattttacttccaaccaaacagacccttaatGATTGCCCTATCAATCAGTTAAATTTGGTGTCTCTATTATTTTTAGCTTCTTTACAGAATCTTGAATAGTCAGAATGTgtgacaagaaaaaaaaaaaaaaaaaaggtacttgaGTTGAGTAGGACATATGTATTCAACTATTCATTGCGAAATGAATCACGATGCTTTATTATATCAGTTTTGTTTTCTCTAGCAATACATTTTTTGTCTTTGAGTACAGTAGTATGATCCTTTCTCCTAACATGGATGGAGTTAATGGGATCTGATCAGTCTTCGACGATTTCTTGTTCATCTTCCTCTGATAGGTTAACCCGGCCTCAAGTACACCATCAAATTAACTACTGCTATACATATTCTGGAACGGACTCGATGCCATCTGATCAGGACTTAATTCAAGATTATTTTACTACTGAGGATGAGAAGGGCAAAAGAGTAGGATTTAATAAAGTGACCAGGAGTTTCAGTAGATCGAGCGACTGCAAACAGGCCATAAAGTATGATGATATTTcctactccctccctttttttataactgacatttaagaaatttgctcttaaGTACTTTTATTTATCGTTGTATTATCCCCATCCaacattaattattttttcacaattttactcTTTCATCTCTCTTTACCAATACAGGACCCTTAATTACTACTCCTAATAATTATTACTTCTCTCTTTGCTTTTGGCCTAgtaaaacagcaccatttaatactctagtgagagaaaacatgagtgaattggacaattaatgagggtacaaaagaaaagtagtgtatagatttaaacaatgaaaaacttttcttaattagtgtgcaaaaccttaaacgtcagttataaaaaaagggagggagtactTGATATAATTTGGTAATCAAGTATAAATGGACCAACATTTCTCAAACTTTGCCTAAATTTTGTCAAAACCTGACGATTAGTAGAGAATTATAAATGATAATTATGCTTTTCAACGGTGTTTGATGTGCTGATTAAACAAATTTTGCTGCTGGGGCAAAGAATTGTTGTAGGGTGGCCAATTaataaaaaattctttttttttctatttttttcattttttctcgtAAGAAAGTTCTCTATTATTGCCTTTGTATCTGTACTTCTATTTGAAATTTTTAGTGTATATTTATTGCAGGACAAAGTTCATAAGTTTGCAAAGTTTTCATCACCAACTTtttggatagggtattatttggaataattactgtagcactttttgtgatgtgatgtatgtgagataaaaaaaataattgaaaatataaaaaggtagattgaaaaatgtattatgatgcaagcgaaatattatttcgGATAAgttcactatccaaacaaaccctttaTTTTCTATCAACTcattgaaagaaagaaaaaaaaatggatttgaATAATTTAATTCCTTTTCCTACTTGTTCTCTTGCTCCAATGAAGAAATTTAGAGTTATTCAACCACTACAAGCGGGCATTTGGTCTAGTGGTATGATTCTCGCTTAGGGTGCGAGAGGTCCCGAGTTCAATTCTCGGAATGCCCCTCGaatacatatatttttttttgggctgcAAGTAAAGTAATGTTGTAGCCTTGTAGGTATTTCACAATGGGCCTGTGTGAGCGAGAGTCTTTGTAACTGGCGCTTTGCGGCTGGCATTTGGAAGACCAGTTTAGAAAAAATCAAACAGCACCACAATCGGGCATTTGGTCTAGTGGTATGATTCTCGCTTAGGGTGCGAGAGGTCCCGAGTTCAATTCTCGGAATGCCCCTCAAGTTCTTTTTGTTTGGCCTGCAAGTAGAGTAATGATGTAGGTTCTTCACAATGGGCCTGTGTGAGCGCGAGTCTTTGTAACTGGCGCTTTGTGATCTTTGAAGCCCATGCGGCTGGCATTTGGAAGACCAGTTTATAAAAAATCAAACTCGTCGGAAGAATTAAACGATCGTTTTTGAACACTAGAAATTTGGTTAGTACTTACTaatctctctgtctctctcaaAATGGATATGTTAATCTGCAAATTGCATGATATGGATGCAAATTCTCACGACTTTTGCTATTGTCAGTTCCAATTGTACTCTACCAACcatggaaaaaaattaaaaattatcaaaattgttcATATTGTAAAGCCTTCAACTTCAGTGCCAGCGTCTTTTGATTTGTCTGCCTTTGGGCCGTGGTGTGGTTAAAATAGatactttatttttttggaacaccataaaatttatttaaaacctactttgtttgataacataaaaactGCTACAACTGAACCTTTTTAAACATTTAGATATTTTGAAtgtttaataaatgaaaatctatcTGCCGAATTTGTTAAGCAATGCTAAACTTCTGAATTTGTTAAACAGTGCTaaacttgtgtgtattttttcagtacaagaatcataactgaatgcttaattctgataataATCAATAGTATTACTTTAtctaccttatcttatctaccaaatctaccctggtttgttaattatattcaaaatttttatctaattaaacaacctgaTATTCTTTATCTAACAATTTtctgtttctcttttctcctcttttaatgactttcacatctttTGCATAATGCTCATacaatatatttcatcttttatactaatttgatttaaaataaatattatcattttcatacataacaattttaagctaattaaatcataagttttatttctttttttaaatgaaaagaTAGAGGGgcaaattatcaaattaaacttattaagtattcagttataaatatttattaaaCAATATAAATAGGTTTGATATTAAAATTcaaacattcatatatttttttcccttacttaaaattcagcaaattaattatttcagaattcagattcagttttattaAATGAAACTAGGGAAAAATGGATATGTTAATCTGCAAATTGCATGATATGGATGCAAATTCTCGCAACTTTTGCAATTGTCAGTTCCAATTGTACCCTGCCAAccatggaaaaaaaattaaaaaattatcaaaattgttcaaatTGTAAAGCCTTCAACTTCGGTGACAgcatcttttgatttttctaccTTTGGGGCATGGTGTGGTTAAAAtagatactttttttttttttggaacgccatagaatttattttaaacCTACTCTTACTCTATATTAGGGGGAAGAGGATCCAAAGAGATTCAAGGAAAATTCAGAGGAAATTAAATTACTATCGATACAAGCGGCTGCCTATGCATCCACTAgtaaattttttcaagaaattctgaattttttaaaatgcaAGGCAAGAAATCCCTTAATCTACGTCCAAATAGAATAGAGATATTAAGTGGTTTTTTGGTAGAGTAGTTGGCTGGTTAAAATAGAAACTTGTTCCGGTACCATTTCACATTGACGCTCCTGCGAATATTTCAAAATCAAGTGAAATGATGCTATGGTCAAGCTGAGAGACTAGAAAAATCCCCACTGACAATGTCCGATTCCACCTCACGATTTCTAATTCTAACCATATTCTAAAATCTGAACAGCGAAAGCCATGCATATGAACCTCGAGGATTCAAAACCTGCTAGGAGATGAATGATTCTCGAATTTGTTCGTTACTCCTTTTGTCTCAGCATACAGGCTTGGTCGTACGAGGAAAATGtaagccccaaaaaaaaaaaaaaaaaaaaatcttgtgaATCGCAATCTCAAAAACTTTCTTGCAACATCAAACAAAGTAGTAATAAACACGGGAGATGAACAAACAAGACCATGACTGACTACTAAGTAATTGTAGATCACGTACCAGAAGGAAGATGCAAATTCCTTTGAATATCTATTCAGCACCAAGTTCATCAGTCTAGGACATTTTACGAATGCTCAGTACTCGCAGAATCAGCAGTCAATTTTCCAAAGGGATACAGAAATCTACAATCGCCTACCAGTGAAAGAAGATGAGCCGTGACATATTTCCACATGTGAGCATCTCCATGAACCAGACAATCAGAAATGCCCCtgaaacacaaaaaaaagggaaaagatgtGGATGGTTCCTTTCCCATATTCCACCAATTAACCTGATATGCTATTTTGTATTGCACATCCCTTGAAGCACTGACAGATTGTCCGGCAAATATGGTCTATAGACAGAAGAAGGAAGACAGGGTCAGCAGATACAATTAACGAGTCAACTAATAAGTCGACACGCCAAGCTTTCTTTTGTGCCATTTTTTCACCATATCTTAGTCACATACGGTTCCCTTTTAAAGCACTGTTAAACCAACGTAACTAGTGTCTCAGTTCATTCATATTctaaattattttgaatttcCTCTATCTTTTGCATGATCACGAATTTGAGTGAACTTTTCCGATACTCGTCAAAAGAAGAATGGCAGCAGGAGGAGGTAGATCTCTTGAAGAGACACCCACTTGGGCAGTTGCAGTTGTCTGCTTTGTGCTAGTAGCACTATCTATAATCATTGAATGCGTCATTCACTTGATTGAAAAGGTAAACTTAACATTACCATAGCATTATGCAACCACATCAAAATATAGGGTGCATGAACTCTAAACGTATGATTCTGCTGGTTGCAGTGGTTAACAAAGAGAAATAGGAGAGCTCTTTGTGAAGCACTTGAAAAGATCAAATCAGGTTGGTCGTCCAACCAACATTGAACTTACCCTCTAACCGAGTGTGCAGAACCTAACTCACCATTCTGTTTTCTCTTGCATCGTCTCAGAGCTTATGCTTCTAGGTTTCATGTCATTGCTCCTAACAATAGGACAAGGACCAATTTCAGAAATATGCATATCAAAGTCCCTAGGCAATACTTGGCATCCATGCAATAAAAAACAAGAACATAGCAGGCACGACATTGATGCAGACAAGGAAGCAAGTGGACATAGGAGGCTCCTCGCATTTCCAGAATCTAGCTACGGTCAACGACGTGTTTTGGCAGCTGCTGGCTATGACAAATGTGCAGCAAAGGCACGATTATTTACATCCTTGCGACCGAACCAGAAACGAATTCTTTACAATAACAGCATTACTAGTGTATACTTTCTTGAGTTCACGATTGGACAATTAGAAATCGCCACTCACATGATGAAGGACAATCGTTCTATTTCAGAATATGGACTAGCCAAGATAACATAAGTAAAACCAATAaacatttcttgatcaaataTACCAAAAGGCGATAACGAAAAGGGGATATGAACCGTAAAAGAGTAAATACATACCTCGAGCTGTTTTTGATGCATTGCGTGCTATGTTTGAACTGCCTTCTTGCAGGGAAAAGTTCCTTTTGTGTCCTCTGATGGCATCCATCAACTTCACATATTCATCTTTGTACTAGCTGTTTTTCACGTGCTTTATTGTATAACCACATATGCTTTGGGCACAGCCAAGGTATGGTCCTCCTCAGTCCACATATTTATTCATACATTACTATGACCATCTGGTGAGTCAAGTTTGTTTAACTACATCACAGATGAGAATGTGGAAAGCATGGGAAATGGAAACCAGAACATCAGAGTATCAATTTGCACAAGGTAAGTACTTGCTTGACCGAATAAAGTAATGTCTTTGTGAAGGAGAATTAAGCATCATCTCACTTCTAATATACTTGTTCATTCGTGTTACCAACTTCATGAGAAAATGAAGTATTTAAATTTTGCAGATCCAGAGAGGTTTAGATTCGCAAGAGACACGTCTTTTGGGCGACGGCATCTAAGCTTCTGGAGTCACTCAACCATTCTTCTATGGACGGTAAGACCAATGAGATGTCCTCCTCTGTTTACAACTATCAGCTACTGACCAACTGCCCCCTTGTTAGTAGGGCTTTACCCCGAAGGGAGCCTTACCAGAAATTCTCAATGGCCAATGCCAATGAGGGGGTTTGGAAATAGTTTATTGTGCATCATTTGTCTTTGCAGGTTTAAAAGAGCAAATCATCACATAACGATCATCAACCTCTGAACCCATTTGAATGTACCAGACAATTGTTCcgtctcctctctctctctctctctctctctctcttcttattCTTAATCATCCCTACCTCAAGCCGCTGCACCTCATTTGCCACCTCTCCATCCTTCGCCGTTTTTTCTTATCTATACCACTGCATTCAAGTTCTCAACTGATCCAAACAATCCGAAATTGTTCTGTACGGCCCTTTCCCACCGTTAGGCGGTTCCAACAACTGGAGCCAACTTAATTCgtcatatgagtataagctacATTTACAAAACCTTCCAGCCAATTTAAGTCAGTCAGCTTCTAATCCT
The Coffea arabica cultivar ET-39 chromosome 6c, Coffea Arabica ET-39 HiFi, whole genome shotgun sequence genome window above contains:
- the LOC140008271 gene encoding MLO-like protein 6 isoform X2, with the protein product MAAGGGRSLEETPTWAVAVVCFVLVALSIIIECVIHLIEKWLTKRNRRALCEALEKIKSELMLLGFMSLLLTIGQGPISEICISKSLGNTWHPCNKKQEHSRHDIDADKEASGHRRLLAFPESSYGQRRVLAAAGYDKCAAKGKVPFVSSDGIHQLHIFIFVLAVFHVLYCITTYALGTAKMRMWKAWEMETRTSEYQFAQDPERFRFARDTSFGRRHLSFWSHSTILLWTVSFFRQFVRSVPKVDYLTLRYGFIIAHLAPQNQANFDFQQYIKRSLEEDFKVVVGISPLIWLFAVLFLLFNTHGWQSYLWLPFIPLIIILLVGTKLQVIITKMGLRIQERGEVVQGTPLVQPADDLFWFNRPRVLLYLIHFVLFQNAFQLALFVWSWYEYGFQSCFHENTKDVAIGISMG